The following coding sequences lie in one Alosa sapidissima isolate fAloSap1 chromosome 15, fAloSap1.pri, whole genome shotgun sequence genomic window:
- the tfdp2 gene encoding transcription factor Dp-2, whose protein sequence is MGMSLGLESGSCTAEGLSLARSLVPKSLQCYVTAMARNSSRTPHSHTSSLPGDLDSSSLSGGRSFSHSSTAPSHASESRSSFNEEEEDEEEDEPSSPE, encoded by the exons ATGGGCATGTCGCTGGGCCTGGAGAGCGGCTCGTGCACCGCAGAGGGACTCAGCCTGGCACGCTCGCTCGTGCCCAAGTCTCTCCAGTGCTACGTCACAG ccatgGCCAGGAACTCCAGTCGCACGCCCCACAGCCACACGAG TTCTCTCCCAGGTGACCTGGACTCCTCCTCGCTCAGTGGTGGGAGGAGCTTCAGCCACAGTAGCACCGCCCCCTCCCACGCCTCTGAATCCCGCAGCTCTTTCaacgaggaggaagaggacgaggaagaggacGAGCCCTCGTCACCCGAGTGA